One genomic segment of Paenibacillus sp. FSL H8-0332 includes these proteins:
- a CDS encoding glycosyltransferase family 4 protein has protein sequence MNLLQALFFPPEQPGGVSSMIPYLQERFRSSRWEMDLFWLPKRIRGKGREDIVFETFDWTVYGESPVVQKYIQTYRDYIWWTKLRMSKNYDLIHAHHPIAGLAMKRIYPDIPLIQTLHSSYERELILNGLIREGGLEHQFLVAIYRELEHVSDRLMTVSRAFADYMSPYIERPDSIGVIPNGFDEKRFKPVPHENDIPQLVTVTRLVPAKGIDILFKACAELKKRGHEYVLHIIGDGPSRSELEQLAQELGIYNETIFYGYTLHPEEFMPFFDIFVLPSRAEAFGSVFAEAALSCLALVGTNVGGIPEQIENGVNGLLVNPEDALGLADALEKVITDPGYRYELSRSAWDKAKSLYSLTRVANELKKTYLQFQPGMKG, from the coding sequence GGATTTGTTCTGGCTGCCCAAGCGCATCCGGGGCAAGGGACGCGAAGACATCGTCTTCGAGACCTTCGACTGGACAGTGTACGGCGAAAGTCCGGTTGTGCAAAAATACATTCAGACCTACCGGGATTACATTTGGTGGACCAAGCTGCGCATGAGCAAAAATTATGATCTGATCCATGCCCATCATCCGATTGCGGGGCTGGCGATGAAGCGGATTTATCCTGACATTCCCTTGATTCAGACGCTGCACTCCAGCTATGAGCGTGAATTGATTCTGAACGGGTTGATCCGCGAGGGGGGGCTTGAGCATCAGTTCCTGGTCGCCATTTATCGGGAGCTGGAGCATGTGAGTGACCGGCTGATGACGGTTTCGCGTGCTTTTGCCGATTATATGAGTCCTTATATTGAGCGGCCTGACAGCATCGGAGTGATCCCGAACGGATTCGACGAGAAGCGGTTCAAGCCTGTCCCGCATGAGAATGACATTCCGCAGCTGGTCACGGTTACCCGTCTGGTGCCGGCCAAAGGCATCGATATTCTGTTCAAGGCCTGTGCCGAGCTGAAGAAGCGGGGGCATGAATATGTGCTGCATATCATCGGGGACGGACCGAGCCGGTCGGAGCTGGAGCAGCTTGCGCAGGAGCTGGGGATATATAATGAGACTATTTTTTACGGCTATACGCTGCATCCTGAGGAATTCATGCCGTTCTTCGATATCTTCGTATTGCCTTCGCGGGCGGAGGCGTTCGGTTCGGTATTTGCTGAGGCTGCGCTGAGCTGTCTGGCGCTGGTCGGGACGAATGTGGGCGGCATTCCTGAGCAGATTGAGAACGGGGTGAACGGGCTGCTGGTGAATCCGGAGGATGCGCTGGGACTGGCAGATGCCCTGGAAAAAGTAATCACTGACCCCGGCTACCGCTATGAGCTGTCTCGCTCGGCTTGGGATAAAGCAAAGAGCCTCTACTCCCTGACCCGTGTAGCCAATGAGCTGAAGAAAACCTATCTGCAGTTCCAGCCGGGGATGAAGGGGTGA
- a CDS encoding DNA repair exonuclease: MIPFRFLHAADLHLDSRFAGLSHLPQDIRSYLRESTFAALGRLVGVATLQKVDFVVISGDVYDVSDASLQGQLRFREALEELGRHGIQVFLIHGNHDPLDGPRLSSAPPAHVTVFGGSEPERVTARRREDGREVAVVSGISYPTSKVTENTALRFSRQPGSSLFHIALLHGNVDGDLQHETYSPCTRKDLIGRGYDYWALGHIHKRSILHEHPPIVYPGNIQGRSIKETGPKGCYTVDVSAEGAVRLDFQELDSVRWQVRELSIDGLSDEAEWTLAVENAVEDIRRETPQMMSVVRFRLTGRGDIHKVLAEKGAADDLLTELQRRETVRAVRKEYAGLVWTEGFSIETGLAVDREHLLLEDSFLGEMLRLAGHSSGNAAELDELVAAALRPLMENQELRRLLVSVGAEEKQEWLRGAVELGITLLSGLEESGGTPLNAAEEGKAYSAAATEDGDGQHGREVEE; this comes from the coding sequence ATGATTCCTTTTCGTTTCCTGCATGCTGCGGATCTGCATCTGGACAGCCGGTTTGCCGGTCTGTCCCATCTCCCGCAGGATATTCGCTCCTATCTCCGGGAGTCCACCTTCGCCGCCCTCGGGCGGCTTGTTGGCGTAGCCACCCTGCAAAAGGTAGATTTCGTGGTTATTAGCGGCGACGTCTACGATGTCTCGGATGCTTCGCTTCAGGGGCAGCTCCGGTTCCGGGAGGCCCTGGAGGAACTCGGACGCCACGGGATTCAGGTATTCCTGATCCATGGTAATCATGATCCGCTGGACGGCCCGCGTCTTAGTTCGGCACCGCCTGCGCATGTTACGGTATTCGGCGGCAGTGAGCCGGAGCGCGTTACCGCCCGCCGCCGGGAAGACGGGCGGGAGGTAGCTGTGGTCAGCGGCATCTCCTACCCGACCTCCAAAGTGACAGAGAATACAGCTCTGCGCTTCAGCCGCCAGCCGGGCAGCAGCCTATTCCATATCGCCCTGCTGCATGGCAATGTGGACGGGGATCTCCAGCATGAGACGTACTCCCCGTGTACCCGGAAGGATCTGATCGGCAGGGGCTATGACTATTGGGCGCTCGGGCATATTCATAAGCGGAGTATTCTGCATGAGCATCCGCCTATCGTCTATCCGGGTAATATTCAGGGAAGAAGTATTAAGGAGACCGGGCCAAAGGGCTGTTATACGGTTGATGTCAGTGCAGAGGGTGCAGTCCGGCTGGATTTTCAGGAACTGGATAGTGTGCGCTGGCAGGTCCGCGAGCTCTCTATTGATGGGCTTTCTGACGAGGCCGAGTGGACCCTCGCGGTAGAGAATGCAGTGGAGGATATCCGCAGAGAGACCCCGCAGATGATGTCTGTGGTCAGATTCCGCCTGACCGGGCGGGGCGATATACATAAGGTACTGGCTGAGAAGGGGGCGGCGGACGACCTCCTCACTGAGCTGCAGCGGCGGGAAACTGTACGTGCAGTGCGCAAGGAATATGCGGGCTTGGTCTGGACGGAAGGCTTCTCCATCGAAACGGGACTTGCTGTTGACCGTGAGCACTTGCTTCTGGAGGACAGCTTCCTGGGTGAAATGCTGCGGCTTGCCGGACACAGTAGCGGGAATGCCGCAGAGTTGGACGAGCTGGTCGCTGCTGCGCTGAGGCCGCTGATGGAGAATCAGGAGCTGCGCAGACTGCTTGTATCCGTAGGAGCCGAAGAGAAGCAGGAATGGCTGAGAGGTGCAGTAGAGCTGGGAATCACCCTGCTGAGCGGACTGGAAGAGTCCGGCGGGACGCCGCTGAATGCTGCGGAAGAAGGCAAGGCGTATTCTGCTGCGGCTACAGAAGATGGCGATGGACAGCATGGCCGGGAGGTAGAGGAATGA